Proteins encoded in a region of the Isosphaeraceae bacterium EP7 genome:
- the polX gene encoding DNA polymerase/3'-5' exonuclease PolX — translation MDTKQIARILDEMGTLLEVRGENAFRCRAYHTASQALAGLPSDLSEMVADGTLAEVPGIGETMLKKIAQLATTGQLPSYDELRRETPPGLVALLRVPGLGPKKIKALRDELQISSLADLRLAAENGQIAGVKGFGAKTADRILQGIKFLEKSGDRVLQNRARLLIAPVYEAVRALPGVIRAEICGSLRRRAETIGDLDILFSSNDPVPILDAFIALPEVAEVLAHGESKASVQLDGGIQCDLRGVADGQFPFALHYFTGSKAHNIAMRRRAIARDMKLSEYGLEGPDGPIPCATEADLFAALGLAFIPPELREDRGEIDLAERGPLPELVTLADLTGTFHCHSDWSDGGATLAEMAQAARNLGLSYLGIADHSRAAAYANGLSIDRVRQQWADIDTLNASFGGSFRLYKGIECDILADGSLDYPDEILAGFDYVVASVHSGFGMSRDAMTARISRAASNPRVTILGHPTGRLLLARDSYEVDLDAVISAAAGAGTMIEINANPHRLDLDAEHARKARDAGVMIAINPDAHSTKGLTDLDYGVGIARRAGLRPADVFNAAPADEVAARLDALRRRGA, via the coding sequence ATGGATACCAAACAGATCGCCCGGATCCTGGACGAGATGGGGACGCTGCTCGAAGTTCGCGGCGAGAACGCGTTCCGCTGCCGGGCCTATCACACGGCCTCGCAGGCGCTGGCCGGGCTCCCGTCGGACCTCTCCGAGATGGTGGCCGACGGCACGCTCGCCGAGGTGCCGGGCATCGGCGAGACCATGCTCAAGAAGATCGCACAGCTGGCGACGACCGGGCAGTTGCCCTCGTACGACGAGCTGAGGCGCGAGACGCCCCCCGGCCTGGTCGCCCTCCTGCGCGTGCCGGGGCTCGGCCCCAAGAAGATCAAGGCCCTGCGCGACGAGCTGCAAATCTCCAGCCTGGCCGACCTCCGCCTCGCCGCCGAGAACGGGCAGATCGCCGGCGTGAAGGGCTTCGGCGCCAAGACCGCCGACCGGATCCTCCAGGGGATCAAGTTCCTGGAAAAGTCGGGCGACCGAGTCCTCCAGAACCGCGCCAGGCTCCTGATCGCCCCCGTCTATGAGGCCGTCCGCGCCCTCCCGGGCGTCATCCGCGCCGAGATCTGCGGCAGCCTCCGCAGGCGGGCCGAGACCATCGGCGACCTGGATATCCTCTTCAGCTCGAATGATCCGGTCCCGATCCTCGACGCCTTCATCGCCCTCCCCGAGGTCGCCGAAGTCCTGGCCCACGGCGAGTCCAAGGCCAGCGTCCAGCTCGACGGCGGCATCCAGTGCGACCTCCGAGGGGTGGCCGACGGCCAGTTCCCGTTCGCCCTGCATTATTTCACCGGCTCCAAGGCCCACAACATCGCCATGCGTCGGCGGGCCATCGCCCGCGACATGAAGCTCAGCGAATACGGCCTGGAAGGCCCCGACGGCCCGATCCCCTGCGCCACCGAGGCCGACCTCTTCGCCGCCCTCGGCCTGGCCTTCATCCCGCCGGAGCTGCGCGAGGACCGGGGCGAGATCGACCTGGCCGAGCGCGGGCCGCTGCCCGAGCTGGTCACCCTGGCCGACCTGACCGGCACCTTCCACTGTCATTCCGACTGGTCCGACGGCGGCGCGACCCTGGCCGAGATGGCACAGGCCGCCCGCAATCTCGGCCTGAGCTACCTGGGCATCGCCGACCACTCCCGCGCCGCGGCCTACGCCAACGGCCTGTCCATCGACCGCGTCCGCCAGCAGTGGGCCGACATCGACACCCTGAATGCCTCCTTCGGTGGCAGCTTCCGCCTGTATAAAGGGATCGAGTGCGACATCCTGGCCGACGGCTCGCTCGATTATCCCGATGAGATCCTGGCCGGTTTCGACTACGTGGTCGCGAGCGTCCACTCCGGGTTCGGCATGTCGCGCGACGCCATGACGGCGCGCATCTCACGCGCCGCGTCCAACCCCCGCGTCACCATCCTGGGCCATCCGACCGGCCGCCTCCTGCTGGCCCGCGACAGCTACGAGGTGGACCTCGACGCGGTGATTTCCGCCGCGGCCGGGGCCGGCACGATGATCGAGATTAACGCCAACCCGCACCGGCTCGACCTGGACGCGGAGCACGCGCGCAAGGCCCGCGACGCGGGCGTGATGATCGCGATCAACCCCGATGCGCACTCGACGAAGGGCCTGACCGACCTGGATTACGGCGTGGGCATCGCCCGCCGCGCCGGCCTGCGCCCGGCCGACGTCTTCAACGCCGCGCCGGCCGACGAAGTCGCCGCCCGGCTCGACGCACTCCGACGGCGGGGGGCATGA
- a CDS encoding beta-ketoacyl-[acyl-carrier-protein] synthase II, with the protein MQRRVVVTGMGMITPVGGDTESSWRSLREGRGGVGPVTLFDATTFATRIAAEVDDFRLGDYRPDASRWPDHSRTTQFALAAATLAMENSGLRDHSFDRGRFGVYLGSGEGQHDFERFADLVHRSSMGGPVDKALFTNMGLKTLDPTREADQEPGVPAAHLAAAFGASGPNLTCQTACAASAQAIGEAVEIIRRGDADVMLAGGAHSMIHPMGLTGFILLTAMSTRNDDPAAASRPFDRDRDGFVLGEGGGVLVLEDLDFAMARGAHIYGEVAGHCSTADAFRLTDSHEEGRGAIAAMRGALADAGVNADEVGYINAHGTSTPSNDSIETLAIKRVFGDLARRLPISSTKSMTGHLVSAGGSVEAIACLLAIRDGVMPPTINLENPDPECDLDYVPKEARERKLDVVLSNSFGFGGQNTALILRRFVG; encoded by the coding sequence GTGCAACGACGCGTGGTTGTGACGGGGATGGGGATGATCACGCCGGTCGGTGGCGACACCGAGTCGTCCTGGCGATCCTTGCGCGAGGGGCGTGGGGGCGTGGGGCCGGTCACGCTCTTCGACGCGACGACGTTCGCCACGCGGATCGCGGCCGAGGTCGACGACTTCCGCCTGGGTGATTACCGGCCCGACGCCAGCCGCTGGCCCGACCACAGCCGGACGACCCAGTTCGCCTTGGCGGCGGCGACCCTGGCCATGGAAAATTCCGGGCTCCGCGACCACTCGTTCGATCGCGGCCGCTTCGGGGTCTATCTCGGCTCGGGCGAGGGGCAGCACGACTTCGAGCGATTCGCCGACCTGGTCCACCGGTCGAGCATGGGCGGCCCGGTGGACAAGGCCCTGTTCACGAACATGGGCCTGAAGACGCTGGACCCGACCCGAGAGGCCGACCAGGAGCCCGGGGTGCCCGCCGCGCACCTCGCCGCGGCCTTCGGCGCCTCGGGGCCCAACCTGACCTGCCAGACCGCCTGCGCGGCCAGCGCCCAGGCGATCGGCGAGGCGGTCGAGATCATCCGCAGGGGAGACGCCGACGTGATGCTCGCCGGGGGCGCCCACAGCATGATCCACCCGATGGGCCTCACCGGGTTCATCCTCCTGACGGCCATGTCCACCCGCAACGACGACCCCGCCGCGGCCAGCCGGCCGTTCGACCGCGACCGCGACGGATTCGTCCTGGGCGAGGGGGGGGGCGTGCTCGTGCTGGAAGACCTGGACTTCGCCATGGCACGCGGGGCCCACATCTATGGAGAGGTGGCCGGCCATTGCTCGACGGCCGACGCCTTCCGGCTGACCGACAGCCACGAGGAAGGGCGGGGGGCCATCGCCGCCATGCGCGGGGCCCTGGCCGACGCGGGGGTGAACGCGGACGAGGTCGGATACATCAATGCGCACGGCACGAGCACGCCGTCGAACGACTCGATCGAGACCCTGGCCATCAAGCGGGTCTTCGGCGACCTGGCCCGCCGGCTGCCGATCAGCAGCACCAAGAGCATGACCGGCCACCTCGTCTCGGCTGGCGGCTCGGTCGAGGCGATCGCCTGCCTGCTGGCGATCCGCGACGGCGTGATGCCGCCGACGATCAACCTGGAGAACCCCGACCCCGAGTGCGACCTCGACTACGTGCCGAAGGAGGCACGCGAGCGCAAGCTCGACGTGGTCCTGTCCAACAGCTTCGGCTTCGGCGGCCAGAACACGGCCCTGATCCTGCGGCGATTCGTCGGCTGA
- a CDS encoding lysylphosphatidylglycerol synthase domain-containing protein, translating to MPAPRWKRPAKLALKSAVAVLVLWYLGRHVARTWRDLNAQGESIQIAPAWIALAGGLYLAGLAACGMVYARVLAAGSTPVGTAAAIRAYLISHLGKYVPGKAMVVVMRVGLTTPYGARPATAALATFYETLAMMAAGALAGALGFALGPRPIQWIPLGASAGLAALLLAVVEPKVFPRVAALMTMPFPNVGPDALPSLSYRLLGTGLLWSLAGWVLLGLSQLAVVRGVSSAGIDLALWPVVIASVALATVAGFVVAVMPGGLGVREGVLMATLAPAVGHDRAVVSALALRLTWVAAEVIAGGLLALARPSGRLAPAGVTEP from the coding sequence ATGCCCGCCCCCCGCTGGAAACGCCCCGCGAAGCTCGCCCTCAAGTCCGCCGTGGCCGTCCTGGTGCTCTGGTACCTGGGCCGTCACGTCGCCCGGACCTGGCGCGACCTGAACGCGCAAGGGGAGTCGATCCAGATCGCGCCGGCCTGGATCGCCCTGGCGGGGGGCCTCTACCTGGCGGGCCTGGCGGCCTGCGGGATGGTCTACGCCAGGGTGCTGGCGGCGGGCTCCACGCCGGTCGGCACGGCCGCCGCGATCCGGGCCTATCTCATCAGTCACCTGGGCAAATACGTGCCCGGCAAGGCGATGGTGGTGGTCATGCGGGTCGGCCTGACGACCCCCTACGGCGCACGCCCCGCGACCGCCGCATTGGCGACCTTCTATGAGACCCTGGCCATGATGGCCGCAGGCGCCCTGGCCGGTGCCCTCGGCTTCGCCCTCGGCCCGCGGCCCATCCAGTGGATCCCGCTGGGCGCCTCGGCCGGGCTCGCGGCCCTGCTGCTGGCGGTGGTCGAGCCCAAGGTCTTCCCCAGGGTCGCCGCCCTGATGACCATGCCGTTCCCCAACGTCGGCCCCGACGCCCTGCCTTCGCTTTCTTACCGGCTGCTGGGCACGGGCCTGCTCTGGTCGCTGGCGGGCTGGGTGCTGCTGGGCCTGAGCCAGCTGGCCGTGGTCCGGGGCGTCTCCTCGGCGGGCATCGATCTCGCCCTCTGGCCGGTCGTCATCGCCAGCGTGGCCCTGGCGACGGTGGCCGGGTTCGTGGTCGCCGTGATGCCGGGCGGGCTCGGGGTCAGGGAAGGGGTCCTGATGGCCACGCTGGCACCGGCGGTGGGCCACGACCGGGCCGTCGTCTCGGCCCTGGCCTTGCGGCTGACCTGGGTCGCCGCCGAGGTCATCGCCGGCGGCCTGCTCGCCCTCGCCAGGCCCTCGGGACGGCTCGCGCCGGCGGGGGTCACCGAACCTTGA
- a CDS encoding glycosyltransferase family 2 protein translates to MVVPLKDEAESLATLHAELDRVVADAELGPAEFLFIDDGSRDKSWEVIKTLVALDPRVRAIRFRRNFGKAAALTAGFQAVRGEVVFTLDGDLQDDPAEIPRFLAKLDGGLDVVSGWKRRRHDPWHKVYPSRVFNWLVSTLTGCHLHDHNCGFKAYRRQALLEVGIYGELHRFVPVLAHARGFRVGEIEVNHRSRRFGSSKYGVTRFIKGLLDLLTVRFLTVFAQRPLHVIGGAGLASLTIGGLGLSYLALLWLIGQGPIGVRPLLIYSAVLVGLGTQLLSVGILAELVTSYNIRAEHTYSIAETLEPPPAEPPIP, encoded by the coding sequence GTGGTCGTCCCCCTCAAAGACGAGGCCGAGAGCCTGGCGACGCTCCATGCCGAGCTCGACCGGGTCGTCGCCGACGCCGAACTCGGCCCCGCCGAATTCCTCTTCATCGACGACGGCAGCCGCGACAAGTCCTGGGAAGTCATCAAGACACTGGTCGCCCTCGATCCCAGGGTCCGCGCGATCAGGTTCCGCCGCAACTTCGGCAAGGCCGCCGCGCTGACCGCGGGGTTCCAGGCCGTCCGCGGCGAGGTCGTCTTCACCCTCGACGGCGACCTCCAGGACGACCCCGCCGAGATCCCCAGGTTCCTCGCCAAGCTCGACGGCGGCCTCGACGTCGTCAGCGGCTGGAAGAGGCGGCGGCACGACCCCTGGCACAAGGTCTACCCCAGCCGGGTCTTCAACTGGCTGGTCAGCACCCTCACCGGCTGCCATCTGCACGACCACAATTGCGGCTTCAAGGCCTATCGCAGGCAGGCGTTGCTCGAGGTCGGCATCTATGGCGAGCTGCACCGGTTCGTCCCGGTCCTGGCCCACGCCCGGGGCTTCCGCGTCGGCGAGATCGAGGTCAACCACCGGAGCCGCCGGTTCGGCTCGTCGAAGTACGGCGTCACGCGATTCATCAAAGGATTGCTCGATCTCCTCACCGTCCGCTTCCTCACCGTCTTCGCCCAGCGCCCCCTGCACGTCATCGGCGGGGCCGGCCTGGCCTCGCTGACCATCGGCGGGCTGGGGCTGTCCTACCTCGCGCTCCTCTGGCTCATCGGCCAGGGGCCGATCGGCGTCCGACCGCTCCTGATCTACTCGGCGGTCCTCGTCGGCCTCGGGACCCAGCTCCTGAGCGTCGGGATCCTGGCCGAGCTGGTCACCTCCTACAACATCCGGGCCGAGCACACCTACAGCATCGCCGAGACCCTGGAGCCTCCCCCCGCGGAGCCGCCCATCCCATGA
- a CDS encoding SDR family NAD(P)-dependent oxidoreductase has translation MTTRFANNHPSPVRRPARPRAIVARHAPGVPPRLAPGDPSPRAARRTYAGARCLVTGASSGLGRALAEHLARQSALVLLTGRSAARLGEVVESLVAEGVPRANLRVVAADLTVHDDRRRLIAEATTAFGALDVLINCAGVGAYGHFETHHPSVLRSLVDLNLIALAELTRAALPLLRLGRRPSVVNIGSVVARRGIPGRTEYTASKFAVAGFTESLRAEWAIYGIHVLLVNPGFTATEFGRNLVVDTAVYATDDRRRMTADQVAAATLVALRKRKYEVTLTAGGRLLLLLNRLVPGLIHLAFNLWSLSIHGRIHADPGPSEPT, from the coding sequence ATGACGACTCGGTTCGCAAATAACCACCCCAGCCCCGTCCGCCGGCCGGCCCGCCCCCGGGCGATCGTTGCCCGGCATGCCCCCGGCGTCCCGCCACGCCTCGCCCCCGGCGACCCATCACCCCGGGCCGCTCGCCGGACGTACGCCGGCGCTCGTTGCCTGGTCACCGGCGCCTCCTCGGGCCTGGGCCGCGCCCTGGCCGAGCACCTGGCCCGGCAGTCGGCCCTCGTCCTGCTGACCGGCCGCAGCGCCGCCCGCCTGGGCGAGGTGGTCGAGTCCTTGGTCGCCGAGGGGGTCCCGCGCGCGAACCTCCGCGTCGTCGCGGCCGACCTGACCGTCCACGATGACCGCCGCCGCCTGATCGCCGAGGCCACCACCGCCTTCGGGGCCCTGGATGTCCTGATCAACTGCGCCGGCGTGGGGGCCTACGGCCACTTCGAGACCCACCACCCGTCGGTCCTCCGCAGCCTCGTCGACCTGAACTTGATCGCCCTGGCCGAGCTGACCCGCGCCGCACTGCCGCTCCTACGCCTGGGCCGTCGCCCGAGCGTCGTGAACATCGGCTCGGTCGTCGCCCGCCGGGGCATCCCGGGCCGCACCGAGTACACCGCCAGCAAGTTCGCCGTCGCCGGCTTCACCGAGTCGCTGCGGGCTGAGTGGGCCATCTACGGGATCCACGTCCTGCTGGTCAATCCCGGCTTCACCGCCACCGAGTTCGGCCGCAACCTCGTCGTCGACACCGCCGTCTACGCCACCGACGACCGCCGCAGGATGACCGCCGACCAGGTCGCCGCCGCCACCCTCGTCGCCTTGCGCAAGCGGAAGTATGAGGTCACCCTCACGGCGGGGGGCCGGCTGCTGCTCCTGCTCAATCGCCTGGTCCCCGGCCTGATTCACCTCGCCTTCAACCTCTGGTCGCTCTCCATCCACGGCCGGATCCACGCCGATCCGGGCCCCTCGGAGCCCACCTGA
- a CDS encoding lysophospholipid acyltransferase family protein, which produces MTATTGARTDTPASLHDRTPLAFAWYRLNQLILGTILAVFFGVRISGRCHIPPSGAVLLVSNHLSHLDVIALGVFVPRPMSFIARSTLFFPPLGWLIRSLGAFPIQRDGIGASGMKETLRRLKRGNVVVLFPEGTRSRDGELGELKQGVAALAGRSRVPILPAALSGVHEAWPRTSPLPYPHAIRIHYGPLITVDQSAGLDPTALTALIRERMLDAQRTARAGLTRDLDPA; this is translated from the coding sequence ATGACCGCCACGACCGGGGCCCGCACCGACACCCCCGCCTCCCTGCACGACCGGACCCCGCTTGCGTTCGCCTGGTATCGCCTGAATCAGCTCATCCTGGGCACCATCCTGGCCGTCTTCTTCGGGGTGCGGATCAGCGGCAGGTGCCACATCCCGCCCTCGGGAGCCGTGCTGCTCGTCTCCAACCACCTGAGCCACCTGGACGTCATCGCGCTGGGCGTGTTCGTGCCCAGGCCGATGAGCTTCATCGCCCGGTCGACCCTGTTCTTCCCGCCGTTGGGCTGGCTGATCCGGTCGCTGGGCGCGTTCCCGATCCAGCGCGACGGCATCGGCGCCTCGGGCATGAAGGAGACCCTCCGCCGCCTGAAGCGGGGTAACGTGGTCGTCCTCTTCCCCGAGGGGACCCGCAGCCGCGACGGCGAGCTGGGCGAGTTGAAGCAGGGGGTGGCCGCCCTGGCCGGCCGCTCCCGCGTGCCCATCCTGCCCGCCGCCCTGTCCGGCGTCCACGAGGCCTGGCCTCGCACGTCACCCCTTCCATATCCACATGCCATTCGCATCCATTATGGGCCATTAATTACCGTCGACCAGTCCGCCGGCCTCGACCCGACCGCCCTCACCGCCCTGATCCGCGAACGGATGCTCGACGCCCAACGCACCGCCCGCGCCGGCCTGACCCGCGACCTCGACCCGGCCTGA
- the cmk gene encoding (d)CMP kinase: protein MRVVTIDGPAGAGKSTVARLLAGRLGWGLLDTGAMYRAVTLAALRDGVDLSNESALAALVISIRVRFLSDYVELDGQDVTDAIRAVEITRRSGAVADSPSVRARLVAWQREAADDREIVTEGRDQGTIVFPDALCKFFITASPEERARRRLADFRARGDQITYEQVLDDQRLRDERDAARAIAPMVAAPDARLVDTTGKPLEAVVDSLERAVRACEVPAR from the coding sequence ATGCGGGTGGTGACGATCGACGGGCCGGCAGGCGCGGGCAAGAGCACGGTCGCCCGACTTCTGGCCGGCCGCCTGGGGTGGGGCCTGCTCGACACCGGGGCCATGTATCGCGCGGTCACGCTGGCCGCGCTGCGCGACGGGGTCGACCTGAGCAACGAGTCGGCCCTGGCCGCCCTGGTCATCTCGATCCGGGTCCGGTTCCTGTCTGACTACGTCGAGCTGGACGGACAGGACGTGACCGACGCGATCCGGGCCGTCGAGATCACCCGCCGCTCGGGTGCCGTGGCCGACAGCCCGAGCGTCCGCGCGCGGCTTGTCGCCTGGCAGCGCGAAGCCGCCGACGACCGCGAAATCGTCACCGAGGGGCGCGACCAGGGGACGATCGTCTTCCCGGACGCCCTCTGCAAGTTCTTCATCACCGCCAGCCCCGAGGAGCGGGCCCGCCGCCGCCTGGCCGACTTCCGGGCCCGCGGCGACCAGATCACCTACGAGCAGGTGCTCGACGACCAACGGCTCCGCGACGAGCGCGACGCCGCGAGGGCGATTGCCCCGATGGTCGCCGCCCCCGACGCCCGGCTCGTCGACACGACCGGCAAGCCGCTGGAGGCGGTCGTCGACTCGCTCGAGCGCGCGGTCCGAGCCTGCGAGGTGCCCGCCCGATGA
- a CDS encoding TetR/AcrR family transcriptional regulator, whose protein sequence is MRYAAGHKEQTRAKILRAAGRVFRRLGYHAAGVDTVMEEAGLTAGGFYSHFPSKDALLAEALAPAAADVGARLSEGLDGLSARDRVLALIDRYLSPEHRVGAEDGCPLPALVSEVARGNASVKRSFESILGAGAARFRVEPGEGGPDEGRALAIFALCVGGLGVARSVEDEALAGKILDACRDLARQALDPPAPAEAGTREGA, encoded by the coding sequence ATGCGCTATGCGGCCGGCCACAAGGAGCAGACGCGGGCGAAGATCCTCAGGGCGGCGGGCCGGGTCTTCCGCCGCCTGGGCTATCACGCGGCCGGGGTCGACACGGTGATGGAGGAGGCGGGCCTCACCGCGGGCGGCTTCTATTCCCACTTCCCCTCGAAGGACGCCCTGCTCGCCGAGGCGCTCGCCCCGGCCGCCGCGGACGTGGGTGCCAGGCTGTCCGAGGGGCTCGACGGGCTCTCGGCCAGGGACCGCGTGCTCGCCCTGATCGACCGTTACCTCAGCCCCGAGCATCGCGTCGGGGCCGAGGACGGCTGCCCGCTGCCCGCCCTAGTCTCGGAGGTCGCGCGAGGCAACGCCTCCGTCAAGCGGAGTTTCGAGTCGATCCTCGGGGCCGGCGCCGCCCGCTTCCGGGTGGAGCCCGGCGAAGGGGGGCCCGACGAGGGGCGGGCCCTGGCCATCTTCGCCCTCTGCGTCGGCGGCCTCGGCGTCGCGAGGTCGGTCGAAGACGAGGCCCTCGCCGGCAAGATCCTGGACGCCTGCCGCGACCTGGCCAGGCAGGCCCTCGACCCCCCCGCGCCGGCCGAGGCCGGCACGCGGGAGGGAGCGTAA
- a CDS encoding DUF2203 domain-containing protein, translating to MAPSEPVEAKRKFFTVEGANKALPLVRAIVGDVVRQFQVVEELRQRLRAVTAGRRKAVDDVYSEELAQSQAEMEAEEAKLVGYIGELTELGVELKGPDGLCDFPSLIGGREVFLCWRLGEPSIQHWHEIDAGVAGRQPLSTAGLPGHIAHTGP from the coding sequence ATGGCCCCATCAGAACCGGTCGAGGCGAAGCGGAAGTTCTTCACGGTGGAGGGCGCCAACAAGGCCCTCCCCCTGGTGCGCGCCATCGTCGGCGACGTCGTCAGGCAATTTCAGGTCGTCGAGGAGCTGCGCCAGCGGCTCAGGGCGGTGACCGCAGGCCGCCGCAAGGCGGTCGACGACGTCTATTCCGAGGAGCTGGCCCAGAGTCAGGCCGAGATGGAGGCCGAGGAAGCGAAGCTCGTCGGCTACATCGGCGAGCTGACCGAGCTGGGCGTCGAGCTGAAGGGCCCCGACGGGCTCTGCGACTTCCCCAGCCTGATCGGCGGCCGCGAGGTCTTCCTCTGCTGGCGCCTGGGCGAGCCGTCCATCCAGCACTGGCACGAGATCGACGCGGGGGTGGCCGGCCGCCAGCCCCTGTCCACCGCCGGCCTGCCCGGGCACATCGCCCACACCGGCCCCTGA
- the fabF gene encoding beta-ketoacyl-ACP synthase II, translating to MRRVVITGMGTVNPLGLDVASYWDGLCAGRSGIGPIEQLDVSAFPVRFGGEVKGFDPSLMPDPRAAKRMDRFAQFAVLAAVEAVRDSGLNMDAGDPYRRGVVLGCCIGGLAEFESGHDAYHKGGVRRISPFVIPKMMPNAGPASVAIQFGLMGPSAAIATACSSAADALGDAFRAVQRGEADVMLAGGSDASITVMGLGGFVAARALSTRNDDPAAASRPFDRDRDGFVLSEGAGIVVLEELEAARARGATIYAELLGYGRTNDAYGIAAPHPEGRGASRALQVALDDARLDPSAIDYINAHATSTTLGDEIETQAIKRVFGPHAYRLAVSSTKSMTGHLLGASGAIELIASALAITRGVVPPTINLENPDPACDLDYVPNVAREMRVKYAVSTSFGFGGHNSCLVVGAPG from the coding sequence ATGCGCCGGGTGGTGATCACGGGGATGGGGACGGTCAACCCGCTCGGGCTGGACGTCGCCTCCTACTGGGACGGGCTTTGCGCGGGCCGCAGCGGGATCGGGCCGATCGAGCAGCTCGACGTGAGCGCCTTCCCCGTGCGGTTCGGCGGCGAGGTGAAGGGCTTCGACCCGTCGCTGATGCCCGACCCTCGCGCCGCGAAGCGCATGGACCGGTTCGCCCAGTTCGCGGTCCTCGCCGCGGTCGAGGCCGTGCGCGACAGCGGGCTGAACATGGACGCGGGCGACCCCTATCGCAGGGGCGTGGTGTTGGGCTGCTGCATCGGCGGGCTCGCCGAGTTCGAGTCGGGGCACGACGCCTACCACAAGGGCGGGGTCCGGCGGATCAGCCCGTTCGTGATCCCCAAGATGATGCCCAACGCGGGGCCGGCCAGCGTGGCGATCCAGTTCGGCCTGATGGGCCCCAGCGCGGCCATCGCCACCGCCTGCTCGTCGGCCGCCGACGCCCTGGGCGACGCCTTCAGGGCCGTCCAGCGGGGCGAGGCCGACGTGATGCTGGCCGGCGGGTCCGACGCGTCGATCACCGTGATGGGCCTCGGCGGCTTCGTCGCCGCCCGCGCCCTGTCCACCCGCAACGACGACCCCGCCGCGGCCAGCCGGCCGTTCGACCGCGACCGCGACGGATTCGTGCTCAGCGAAGGGGCCGGCATCGTCGTGCTCGAGGAGCTTGAGGCCGCCCGCGCCCGAGGTGCCACCATCTACGCCGAGCTGCTCGGCTACGGCCGGACCAACGACGCCTACGGGATCGCCGCCCCGCACCCCGAGGGCCGGGGAGCCTCGCGTGCCCTCCAGGTCGCCCTGGACGACGCCCGGCTCGACCCATCGGCGATCGATTACATCAACGCGCACGCCACGAGCACGACCCTGGGCGACGAGATCGAGACGCAGGCGATCAAGCGGGTCTTCGGCCCGCACGCTTATCGCCTGGCCGTCAGCAGCACCAAGAGCATGACCGGCCACCTGCTGGGTGCCAGCGGAGCCATCGAGCTGATCGCGTCGGCCCTCGCCATCACGCGGGGGGTCGTCCCGCCGACGATCAACCTGGAGAACCCCGACCCCGCGTGCGACCTGGACTATGTGCCCAACGTCGCCCGCGAGATGAGGGTCAAGTACGCCGTGTCGACCAGCTTCGGCTTCGGCGGCCATAATTCGTGCCTCGTCGTGGGTGCCCCGGGCTGA
- a CDS encoding DUF1080 domain-containing protein, whose amino-acid sequence MRLHLALLPVMLLIPPSAGLPAAEPGPPWVDLNALDSWKSPAGAWAIVGGVRIAPDNPKLLAAEPGEGILYNGPTGRTTNILSNQSFGDVELQAEFFIPKGSNSGIKFQGVYEIQIFDSHGKAKLDGSDCGGIYPRAELLPRYHHIDEGHAPRINASKPAGEWQALDITFRAPRFDSQGKKTANARFEKVVLNGQVIHQDVAVETPTGHAWHNKEQPAGPLLLQADHGPVAFRKLRARAL is encoded by the coding sequence ATGCGTCTGCACCTGGCCCTGCTGCCCGTCATGCTGCTCATTCCCCCCTCGGCAGGCCTGCCGGCCGCCGAACCCGGCCCCCCCTGGGTCGACCTGAATGCACTGGACTCCTGGAAAAGCCCGGCCGGCGCCTGGGCCATCGTCGGCGGGGTGCGCATCGCCCCCGACAACCCGAAGCTCCTGGCCGCCGAACCCGGCGAGGGTATTCTCTACAACGGCCCGACCGGCCGGACGACCAACATCCTCAGCAACCAATCGTTCGGCGATGTCGAACTTCAGGCCGAGTTCTTCATCCCCAAAGGCTCCAACTCGGGCATCAAGTTCCAGGGCGTCTACGAGATCCAGATCTTCGACAGCCACGGCAAGGCCAAGCTAGACGGAAGCGACTGCGGCGGCATCTACCCCCGCGCCGAGCTGCTGCCCAGGTACCACCACATCGACGAAGGCCACGCCCCCAGGATCAACGCATCGAAGCCCGCCGGCGAGTGGCAGGCCCTCGACATCACCTTCCGCGCCCCCCGATTCGACTCGCAGGGCAAGAAGACCGCCAACGCCCGGTTCGAGAAGGTCGTCCTCAACGGCCAGGTCATCCACCAGGACGTGGCCGTCGAGACCCCGACCGGCCACGCCTGGCACAACAAGGAGCAGCCCGCCGGCCCGCTCCTCCTCCAGGCCGACCACGGCCCGGTCGCCTTCCGCAAGCTCCGGGCCCGCGCTCTCTGA